One part of the Methanomethylovorans hollandica DSM 15978 genome encodes these proteins:
- a CDS encoding Tol biopolymer transporter, producing the protein MTRPVLDYPELLFLIIGDRMNNKWCIILMIFLFVGVTTAVPVSGNISSLQLINLTHSENGFVIHSPEWSSDGRYLIFGSFNQISMAESINKHYLLDFQNRTFGEINYGITEEESNYMSPGISWIPGNNKTYFSVSKRGGRGEFGGNTVICNPDGTNMRTIGSSDTTTLSDVISHLGREIVYRDLTCSPDNQKLTFKYEDSENYFGNIWIENLDGTEAFELQTNANTLMWCNSTVVICQLQNGSIIVKDINGNNIRTLTSPNKGEEYSLSSISPDRKKIVTGSRSENEDEYQSYLSNIDGSEPLKIDQSNLELFSDTQLQFGIWQPNGSDMLLNENGDLYILEGNDNKKRLLYEGNATHPQWFPDGNKILFIENENQLYSIDLDGTNLLHITDIGLTTHYIWEVYEFKQISISPSGRTIAFTSAISEDGKTIDREPSIESRKLIEAPLFTINSDGTNLTQITPAVKGRYDFVEGWSPDSKILTATTTHFKSDETIHGSSYLISLDGTNLTDGWKEMPVSEILGNENKVQSNNSSQASVKTIGNKDEANNKNTPHSPAFQLTDLFFCIVCICLLKRRK; encoded by the coding sequence TTGACCAGACCAGTTCTGGATTATCCAGAACTATTATTTTTAATAATCGGTGACAGAATGAACAATAAATGGTGTATTATTCTAATGATCTTCCTATTTGTAGGAGTAACAACAGCAGTGCCGGTTTCCGGAAATATCAGTTCGCTTCAATTGATTAACTTAACTCATTCAGAGAATGGCTTCGTAATACATTCTCCCGAGTGGAGTTCAGATGGAAGATACTTGATTTTTGGGTCATTCAATCAGATATCCATGGCGGAATCCATTAACAAACACTACCTATTAGATTTCCAAAATCGAACATTTGGAGAGATCAACTATGGTATAACCGAAGAAGAAAGCAATTATATGTCACCGGGAATTAGCTGGATTCCAGGCAATAATAAAACATATTTCTCCGTATCAAAAAGGGGTGGCCGTGGTGAGTTTGGAGGAAACACTGTAATTTGCAATCCGGATGGTACTAATATGAGAACAATAGGTTCTTCTGATACTACTACTCTATCTGATGTAATATCTCATCTTGGTAGAGAAATTGTATACAGGGACCTTACTTGTAGTCCAGATAATCAAAAATTAACTTTCAAATATGAAGATTCAGAAAACTATTTTGGCAATATCTGGATAGAGAACCTGGATGGAACTGAAGCATTCGAACTGCAGACAAATGCAAATACACTTATGTGGTGTAATTCAACAGTTGTCATTTGTCAATTACAAAATGGAAGCATAATTGTCAAAGACATCAATGGAAATAATATCAGGACACTTACTTCGCCTAATAAAGGAGAAGAATATAGTCTCTCCTCGATAAGCCCTGATCGGAAAAAAATAGTCACCGGTTCAAGATCAGAAAATGAAGATGAATATCAATCTTATCTTTCTAATATTGATGGGTCAGAACCATTGAAAATTGACCAATCAAATCTTGAGTTATTTAGTGATACACAACTTCAATTTGGTATCTGGCAGCCAAATGGCTCTGATATGCTATTGAATGAGAATGGAGATCTATACATATTAGAGGGCAATGATAACAAAAAACGTCTATTATATGAAGGCAATGCAACTCATCCGCAATGGTTTCCTGATGGCAACAAGATCCTTTTCATTGAAAATGAGAATCAGCTCTATTCTATAGATCTCGATGGAACAAATCTTCTACATATTACAGATATCGGATTGACAACGCATTACATCTGGGAGGTATATGAATTTAAGCAGATATCGATTAGTCCATCCGGAAGAACGATCGCATTTACTTCTGCGATCAGTGAGGACGGTAAAACTATTGATCGTGAACCTTCGATCGAATCTCGAAAACTCATTGAAGCACCACTTTTTACTATTAACTCTGATGGAACTAACCTCACTCAAATAACTCCGGCTGTAAAAGGTAGATATGATTTTGTAGAAGGATGGAGCCCGGACAGCAAGATACTTACAGCAACCACTACGCATTTCAAAAGTGATGAAACCATACATGGTAGTTCCTATCTCATTTCATTGGATGGTACGAATTTAACTGATGGCTGGAAAGAAATGCCTGTAAGTGAAATACTTGGCAATGAGAATAAAGTCCAGTCCAACAATAGCAGTCAGGCCAGTGTAAAAACCATCGGAAACAAAGACGAGGCCAACAATAAAAACACACCCCATTCGCCTGCATTTCAGCTGACAGACCTATTTTTTTGTATTGTATGCATATGCTTACTAAAACGGAGGAAATGA
- a CDS encoding TolB family protein, with the protein MFKMKTIQIILLIALACISFQPLAAGTSIKQMNTTIIADLNQTIDKDIRGLVDTDRLEIEFGPYYNVIWSPDEKHALINVKLYVCPKGKGDTQSGYISALYIAGKDFSNISRIAWTEFTTTEYGKIIESPSWSQSGDFFAYEELTEGKMYTVKSAQLFVVSTEMQQVQQIEMDNKMLRNYNYPLNYKWSPVEEMLAVPAPGKLVIYDPVKENNLTFDIDNDISNIDHLEWSPNGKNIAFLEGYKNIVNIDIDQKERYLMYSVENIGMYDTVWSPDSQKLVFYTLNETDENSENGYDIYVMDKNTNTTEKINQKRGIYSVLNWYPDSERLLVADLVADDSIGSSKLCSISITGNQKVLLDGIEVVEVHLGPDDYISVLDTSTSKLVIFNDSYKQDFSNVTGSSWINVDLMFTTNSKTSILNTSTNTIWEIPRSAIYPYMISVSPQEHFIAINNTILEMNYGNNPGIIARDQKNDSASQVTVLNSSNNQEQKVNNTAASQAPGFSAILGFVVFVVAMAYVHIKKR; encoded by the coding sequence ATGTTCAAAATGAAAACAATTCAAATCATACTACTCATTGCTTTAGCCTGTATCTCTTTTCAGCCACTTGCTGCAGGCACCAGCATCAAACAAATGAATACGACGATCATAGCTGACCTGAATCAGACAATAGATAAGGATATAAGAGGTCTTGTTGATACTGATCGCCTTGAAATTGAATTTGGTCCTTATTATAATGTCATCTGGAGCCCTGATGAGAAACATGCATTAATTAACGTAAAGCTTTATGTTTGTCCAAAAGGAAAAGGAGATACTCAGTCAGGATATATTTCTGCACTTTATATTGCAGGTAAAGACTTCTCAAACATCTCACGCATTGCATGGACAGAGTTTACAACTACTGAATATGGAAAGATAATTGAATCGCCTTCCTGGAGTCAATCTGGGGATTTTTTTGCATATGAAGAATTAACTGAAGGGAAAATGTACACGGTAAAATCAGCTCAGCTTTTCGTTGTATCAACTGAAATGCAACAAGTTCAACAAATCGAAATGGATAACAAGATGCTTCGCAATTATAACTATCCATTAAATTATAAGTGGTCTCCTGTTGAAGAAATGCTTGCTGTACCTGCTCCTGGGAAACTGGTTATCTATGATCCTGTCAAAGAAAATAACCTTACCTTTGATATTGATAATGACATCTCTAATATTGATCATCTTGAATGGTCTCCAAATGGTAAAAATATCGCTTTTTTGGAAGGGTATAAAAATATTGTAAATATAGACATTGATCAAAAAGAACGCTATTTAATGTATTCAGTTGAAAATATCGGAATGTATGATACAGTATGGAGTCCAGACAGTCAAAAACTTGTGTTCTATACTTTGAATGAAACAGATGAAAATAGCGAAAATGGTTATGATATTTACGTCATGGATAAAAATACAAACACTACTGAAAAAATAAATCAAAAAAGAGGTATATATTCAGTATTAAACTGGTATCCTGACAGTGAAAGACTGTTAGTGGCCGATTTAGTGGCCGATGACTCAATTGGATCGAGTAAACTTTGTTCTATTTCAATTACCGGAAATCAGAAGGTCCTGTTAGATGGTATAGAAGTAGTCGAAGTTCATTTAGGTCCTGATGATTATATATCAGTATTAGATACCAGTACCTCTAAATTAGTTATATTTAATGATTCATATAAGCAGGATTTCTCAAATGTAACAGGAAGTTCATGGATCAATGTTGATCTTATGTTCACTACTAATAGCAAAACATCTATCTTGAATACGAGTACGAACACAATATGGGAGATCCCAAGATCTGCAATTTATCCTTATATGATTAGTGTCTCTCCTCAGGAACATTTCATTGCAATCAATAATACGATCCTTGAAATGAACTATGGAAACAATCCAGGAATAATTGCCAGGGATCAGAAAAATGATTCAGCATCTCAAGTAACTGTACTCAACAGCAGTAACAACCAAGAGCAAAAAGTAAATAATACAGCTGCTTCTCAGGCTCCTGGTTTTTCTGCAATCTTAGGATTTGTTGTATTTGTTGTTGCTATGGCATATGTGCATATCAAAAAACGATGA
- a CDS encoding ABC transporter permease, with product MKLNTENILTLAQKEFADNVYSTRFRVLLALVIMILLSGSISDVENQSNIFEEGSFITVYTMGTFLPILGLALGYDAIVKERVSDSLNTLLTHPVFRDNIILGKVTGGLLTLALVIILSIISSIGVTLVLTGIPVSMTEINRIMIFSFVSFIYISVFFALGVLFSVIFNNPAKSFITGIVLWAVFILAFGQITALIASVTTGEVLYSENEEHAQIVDQKLQYLSPLNHYYQAVAGISISYDEEDLKTSAGLFDMSHSLGQWLNDYWTNIVSLIVAPFLLIISSLLIFIKQDITRG from the coding sequence ATGAAGTTAAATACTGAGAACATATTAACATTAGCCCAGAAAGAGTTTGCTGATAATGTATACAGCACACGATTCCGAGTACTGCTTGCATTAGTAATAATGATTCTTTTATCCGGTAGTATCAGTGATGTAGAAAACCAATCCAATATCTTCGAAGAGGGTTCATTTATTACTGTATATACAATGGGTACATTCTTGCCCATTTTAGGACTTGCCCTTGGATATGATGCAATCGTTAAAGAAAGAGTATCTGATTCTTTGAATACGCTTCTGACACACCCTGTATTTCGGGATAACATTATTCTAGGCAAGGTCACAGGAGGTTTGCTAACACTTGCTTTAGTGATCATCCTGTCGATCATATCTTCAATCGGAGTGACCCTTGTACTGACAGGGATCCCGGTCAGCATGACAGAGATCAATCGAATAATGATATTTTCCTTCGTTTCTTTCATTTACATATCAGTGTTTTTCGCTCTAGGAGTGCTTTTCTCAGTAATATTTAATAATCCTGCAAAGTCATTTATCACTGGTATAGTTTTATGGGCAGTATTTATCCTTGCATTCGGACAGATAACTGCATTAATAGCTTCTGTTACGACAGGTGAAGTTCTTTACAGCGAAAATGAGGAGCATGCTCAGATAGTAGACCAGAAATTACAGTATCTATCTCCGTTAAATCATTATTACCAGGCAGTAGCTGGAATTAGCATCTCGTATGATGAAGAAGATCTAAAGACCAGTGCAGGATTATTCGATATGAGTCACTCATTAGGACAATGGTTGAATGACTATTGGACAAATATTGTATCACTTATAGTAGCACCCTTTTTGCTCATCATATCATCTCTTTTGATCTTTATAAAACAGGATATAACGAGGGGATAA
- a CDS encoding ABC transporter ATP-binding protein produces the protein MDNVVANENVIELKGLTKKFGKHNESTAVNALNLEVRKGEVFGFVGPNGAGKTTTMKMMIGLLEPTSGSGKVAGFDIVREVINIREATGVLPEPAGFYDHLTARQNLRFYAKLYDIEPEVREKRIVDLLNLVGLEKAIDQKIGGFSTGMRKRFGLAQALINEPSILFLDEPTSGIDPLGAQMMRDLIKDLNQNKGVTVFLSSHSMEEVEEICDRIAIVARGKLLAVGSVEELRAIVKEKEGVNYLLEVQDIPLSATIDAIRSIDGVQITNTQDSTLHIHTNNMPRGEIAKSVKNAGGTISMFEEEEMNLQKLFLKIIEGVQV, from the coding sequence ATGGATAACGTGGTAGCAAATGAGAACGTAATAGAGCTTAAAGGCCTTACAAAGAAGTTTGGGAAACATAACGAGAGTACTGCTGTGAACGCTCTTAACCTTGAAGTAAGAAAAGGTGAAGTATTCGGGTTTGTAGGACCTAATGGTGCGGGCAAGACCACTACGATGAAGATGATGATCGGATTACTTGAACCAACTTCAGGTAGCGGAAAAGTCGCAGGATTTGATATTGTAAGGGAAGTGATCAATATCCGTGAAGCTACAGGTGTACTTCCTGAACCTGCTGGTTTTTACGACCATCTGACAGCCAGACAGAACCTGAGGTTCTATGCCAAGTTATACGATATTGAACCTGAGGTGAGGGAAAAAAGGATAGTTGACCTGCTGAACCTTGTAGGTCTGGAAAAGGCCATTGATCAGAAGATCGGAGGTTTTTCCACAGGTATGCGGAAGAGATTTGGTCTTGCCCAGGCTTTGATCAATGAGCCATCCATCCTGTTCCTTGACGAACCTACAAGCGGTATTGATCCTCTTGGTGCTCAGATGATGAGAGATCTCATTAAAGATTTAAATCAGAATAAAGGAGTTACTGTCTTTTTGAGTTCACACTCCATGGAGGAAGTAGAAGAGATCTGTGACCGAATAGCAATAGTAGCAAGAGGCAAATTGCTTGCTGTAGGCTCTGTGGAAGAACTACGGGCTATTGTAAAGGAAAAGGAAGGAGTGAACTATCTCCTTGAAGTGCAGGATATACCGTTATCTGCAACAATTGATGCTATAAGGAGTATAGATGGAGTGCAGATCACTAATACACAGGATAGCACGTTGCATATACACACAAATAACATGCCACGCGGCGAGATTGCAAAAAGTGTAAAGAACGCAGGTGGAACTATCTCAATGTTCGAAGAAGAGGAAATGAATCTGCAGAAGCTATTCCTTAAGATCATCGAAGGAGTTCAAGTGTAA
- a CDS encoding ABC transporter permease yields MNVIFRNAMTIAQKEFADNLWSPIFLILLASFSLISIASCYQYGVIATNFVGMMDSLMPGILRGLFFFTSTLSQFIPLFGIALSFDTLLREEKSGSMNVLLTHPVYRDNIITGKILGAMMSLLLVIAVSMALSIGTLLMFIGEEITLFEISRIALYFILAYLYSVIFLGSGLFISIIAKNTSDSLIYNIVVWLFFTIAYSDIIRAILYVFGIQIVDADGNLSVIFQQLLGIAPAYHYQQLVNGLFDVGQTIPYVLSNFWMDLTILVVVPMVLLVLSFIAFLRKDITL; encoded by the coding sequence ATGAATGTAATTTTCCGAAATGCAATGACAATAGCCCAAAAGGAATTTGCAGATAACCTTTGGAGTCCCATATTCTTAATCCTATTAGCATCATTCAGCCTGATCTCCATAGCTTCCTGTTATCAGTATGGAGTTATTGCAACAAATTTTGTAGGAATGATGGACAGCCTTATGCCAGGAATCTTGCGAGGTCTGTTCTTTTTTACTTCTACCTTGTCACAATTCATACCGCTATTTGGCATCGCTTTAAGCTTTGATACACTTCTGCGAGAAGAGAAGTCAGGTTCTATGAACGTGCTTTTAACTCATCCTGTCTACAGGGATAACATTATAACAGGAAAGATACTGGGAGCCATGATGTCATTATTACTTGTAATTGCAGTATCAATGGCATTATCCATTGGAACCCTGCTCATGTTCATCGGTGAAGAGATAACATTATTTGAGATCTCACGAATTGCCCTGTATTTCATTCTTGCATACCTGTACTCTGTCATCTTCCTGGGATCCGGACTATTTATCTCGATAATTGCAAAGAACACGTCAGACTCACTTATCTATAACATAGTGGTCTGGCTGTTCTTTACTATCGCATATTCTGATATCATAAGAGCTATACTGTATGTTTTTGGTATCCAGATCGTAGATGCAGACGGGAATTTATCAGTTATCTTTCAACAGTTATTAGGGATAGCACCAGCGTATCATTATCAGCAATTGGTCAATGGACTCTTTGATGTCGGCCAGACCATTCCATATGTGCTTTCTAACTTCTGGATGGACCTTACAATATTAGTTGTAGTTCCGATGGTTCTGCTTGTTCTATCATTCATAGCATTTCTGAGGAAGGATATTACATTATGA
- a CDS encoding ABC transporter permease, with protein MSRHNQSKKINLKNIFQIAHKEFADLVSSPLFLMFIVTYTLIILAFSFRSVYLIETRGNLTIMSGLMGIIQQIGWFVPLIGITLGFDAIIKERKSGSFNVLLTHPVFRDNIIVGKIIGIIGALLTVIFFSTIVPVGTILVYTGTNISYLEILRILIFIVLTFLYALIFAEIAIFISVHAKESEDSLVYNILIWLLICIVSGSIILSITSASTGQTDIPDSAYKLISFTPLHHYSEVSLGEIDLSWGGINIEPNIRGIFDTGFLLGQWFNEFWLNILYLLLTPIVLLVLCFISFLRKDMTL; from the coding sequence ATGAGCAGACACAATCAAAGTAAAAAAATTAATTTAAAAAACATATTTCAGATAGCTCATAAAGAGTTCGCAGATCTTGTATCCAGCCCTTTATTTCTTATGTTCATAGTAACTTACACTCTAATCATTCTTGCTTTCTCATTCCGAAGTGTGTACTTAATTGAAACCAGAGGAAACTTAACTATAATGTCTGGTTTGATGGGAATTATACAGCAAATTGGATGGTTTGTGCCTCTTATAGGAATTACACTTGGATTCGACGCAATAATAAAGGAAAGAAAATCAGGATCTTTTAATGTACTTTTAACCCATCCTGTCTTTCGAGACAATATAATCGTAGGAAAAATTATTGGGATAATTGGAGCACTTCTAACTGTTATCTTTTTCTCAACAATAGTTCCTGTAGGAACTATTCTAGTTTATACGGGTACAAATATAAGCTATCTGGAAATTCTCAGGATCCTTATCTTTATTGTTCTAACTTTTTTGTATGCACTTATATTTGCAGAAATTGCAATATTCATATCGGTACATGCTAAAGAATCAGAAGATTCACTTGTTTATAATATCCTGATATGGTTATTGATTTGCATTGTGTCTGGATCCATAATTCTTTCAATTACTTCTGCATCTACAGGCCAAACCGACATACCTGACTCAGCATATAAGCTAATATCTTTTACTCCACTTCACCATTACAGTGAAGTATCACTTGGTGAAATCGATCTCAGCTGGGGAGGGATTAACATTGAACCAAATATCAGAGGTATTTTTGATACCGGTTTCTTACTTGGTCAGTGGTTCAATGAATTTTGGCTAAACATTTTATATTTGCTTCTAACCCCTATCGTACTATTGGTTTTATGTTTTATTTCATTTTTAAGAAAAGACATGACTCTATGA
- a CDS encoding ABC transporter permease, translated as MNLNIKNCIVIAQKEFADDLWSTRFLLLLSIFTLILFSFSYHNNAENTNFLDMGFVDVAQIIAVFLPLFGITLGFDRIVKEKRNASLNVLLTQPVYRDSIIAGKVLGAMITLILIVFISMIASIGTMILISGVQITSEELNRIFLFAIINYLYLSVFLMLGIFISTISKDSINSLSYGICIWLILCVVFGSFALVISTMFTGQSLLDLGNNEQAMDLNAQLQKLTPVHYYSELVIGHPCMTWGGFSKNDLDSIRGIFDANYTIGQWLKEYITDIIVLISTIITLFIMSFVSFLKQDITN; from the coding sequence ATGAATCTGAATATTAAGAATTGTATAGTAATAGCACAAAAGGAATTTGCTGATGATTTGTGGAGTACTAGATTCCTTTTACTCCTTTCAATTTTTACGTTAATTTTATTTTCTTTCAGTTATCACAACAATGCTGAAAATACAAATTTTCTTGATATGGGATTTGTCGATGTAGCTCAAATAATTGCTGTTTTTTTACCTCTTTTTGGAATAACTCTCGGCTTTGACCGAATTGTTAAGGAAAAAAGAAATGCATCTCTAAATGTACTTTTAACGCAACCAGTATATAGAGATAGTATTATTGCCGGAAAAGTATTAGGTGCAATGATAACTCTTATACTAATTGTATTCATTTCGATGATAGCATCCATTGGAACAATGATATTGATTTCTGGTGTTCAGATAACCTCCGAGGAATTAAACAGGATCTTTTTATTTGCAATAATTAACTATCTTTATCTATCCGTTTTCCTCATGCTAGGAATATTCATTTCAACAATATCAAAAGATTCTATTAATTCTCTCAGTTATGGCATTTGTATTTGGTTGATATTATGTGTGGTATTTGGTAGCTTTGCCTTAGTCATTTCAACAATGTTCACAGGCCAATCTCTACTTGACCTCGGTAATAATGAACAAGCTATGGACCTTAATGCCCAACTTCAGAAATTAACTCCTGTACATTATTATTCTGAACTTGTAATCGGACACCCTTGTATGACTTGGGGAGGTTTTTCGAAAAATGATCTGGATAGTATTCGTGGAATATTTGATGCAAATTATACGATTGGACAGTGGTTAAAAGAGTACATTACTGATATTATAGTCCTGATATCAACGATTATAACTCTTTTCATCATGTCATTTGTATCTTTTTTGAAACAAGACATTACCAATTGA
- a CDS encoding COG1470 family protein → MKNTKFLIKITGIALIFILMAITCVNADYSSVAVINQITGKVVYPGDTIEFPITVESCYNDSDDAWCNLVVKDIPQGWSAGFYEDNDQITNLLFPEDNNEPEEIVLRVNVPSNTSSGAYSIWAEFKPDDGDTISREFTVTVDTNAEPNLDLYSTTPGMETRSTDTVEYIATLVNKYDHRVTVSLNAIGKPEDWSIQFLQEVDDEDYRQTKLSVAADSEQQFIVKVKPSQNATDGIYPFEIQAIPENGKNGVSMGLDLTINNGLEEEEMLTISQSTSSIALNPGSSKEIYVTLRNSGDETLNNVELKVQDVTGLTTEVRSFGTIDELEAGESWDTSIEITARADASPGTKELLMRAVSDEAQSKDGSVEVTIEKSSSSGFIGIGLVAAAIVLLLIVISKFGRR, encoded by the coding sequence ATGAAAAATACAAAATTTCTCATCAAAATTACAGGAATTGCTCTGATATTCATTCTGATGGCAATTACTTGTGTCAATGCAGATTATTCATCAGTAGCAGTAATTAACCAGATTACTGGAAAAGTTGTCTATCCCGGAGATACAATTGAATTTCCCATAACTGTAGAAAGCTGCTATAATGATAGTGACGATGCATGGTGCAATCTGGTTGTAAAAGATATACCTCAAGGATGGAGTGCGGGGTTCTATGAGGACAATGATCAGATTACGAATTTATTATTCCCTGAAGATAACAATGAGCCTGAAGAGATTGTATTGAGAGTTAATGTTCCTTCAAATACATCAAGTGGTGCTTATTCTATATGGGCTGAGTTCAAACCTGATGATGGCGACACAATTTCCAGAGAATTTACTGTTACAGTAGATACCAACGCTGAGCCAAATCTGGATCTTTATTCGACTACTCCCGGTATGGAAACACGTTCAACTGATACCGTAGAGTACATTGCAACTCTTGTTAACAAATATGACCATCGAGTAACTGTTTCCTTAAACGCAATCGGAAAGCCGGAAGACTGGAGCATTCAGTTCCTTCAGGAAGTAGATGATGAAGATTACAGACAGACAAAATTATCAGTTGCTGCTGATTCTGAACAGCAGTTCATTGTAAAGGTCAAACCATCACAAAATGCAACTGATGGAATATATCCCTTTGAGATCCAGGCCATACCGGAAAATGGAAAAAATGGTGTTTCAATGGGACTTGACCTTACCATCAACAATGGTCTGGAAGAAGAAGAAATGCTTACTATATCACAGAGTACGAGTAGCATTGCTCTTAATCCGGGTTCCTCGAAGGAGATCTATGTTACCTTAAGAAACTCAGGAGATGAAACACTCAATAACGTGGAGCTGAAAGTACAGGATGTAACAGGACTTACAACTGAAGTCAGAAGTTTTGGCACTATAGATGAACTTGAAGCAGGAGAATCCTGGGATACATCTATCGAAATAACAGCCAGAGCCGATGCAAGTCCGGGAACGAAAGAGCTGCTTATGCGAGCAGTTAGTGATGAGGCCCAGAGTAAGGATGGTTCTGTAGAAGTGACAATTGAAAAATCCAGCAGTAGCGGATTTATAGGGATTGGGTTAGTAGCAGCTGCTATTGTTTTATTGTTAATAGTAATTTCAAAATTCGGAAGGAGATAA